TCAGCGGGCATAGAAGCCTCGCCGATGAGAGCCATGGTGACGCCACTGAGGAATGACCCTTTAGGCGGCGCAAACTTTCCATTTGTATCCCAGTATACCGGGAATGAGCCGTTCTGTACGGGGCGGTACGCGTTACCCTGAGGCATCCTCACGATACCATCGGTGATCTGAACGGCCAGGGTAAAATGGGCAGCGGCATCGGCAAAGCGTAGAGCTGTCTGGTCGCCGTAGCGATAACCAAGCTCTGCCTCAAGCGCTCCATATACAAAAGTCCTGATTCCGCTAGCAACGTCGATGCAGTCAAAAGGAGTGCACGACGGAATTCCATTTCCGGTGCGTCCCCATTGTCTGCGGAGGAGCTCGGCGGCAGCTTTGGGTGTGTCTGCCTGAAGCCACAAATCTTTGAAGGGCGACTGCTCGTACGCATGGCTAGGGTCCTGGTATTTTTGCAGAACCTGAAGCGCATATGTTGCCTGGAGGAACGGATCGCGCGCTCCGGCATCGAGGTAAGCCCACAGAGCTTTGCACGCCTTGCTATGGTACGGGTAAGCTAGTGGATTCGCGTCAGGCAGGTGCTCGCAGTCTTGGTATGCTGTCTGGTCTAGCGGTAGTGTGCTCTCTTGAGATGTAGCACGCCTAAACAACACCGCCCTGACGTCACGTTCAGGAGCATACCCTTCGGAAGTCAAAAAATGGAGCAGCGCACCGGCTTTTTTAGCATCGCCTCGTGCGGTCCAGTACATGTATGCCTGCTGGGTGGCATGACGTACGGTATACCGAAGCGAGGCGAGACTTGAAGCGGCATGCCCGTGAAATACCGTAGAAGAAACAAGCAAAACGGAGTTTTTGTAGGTGCCGAGTCGTGTTGGCCCTAGCCACACCACCGCTTGCCGTTTCACATCATGTGGCGTGAGAGTAAGGTCGAATTCTCCTCCTGGCTGCCAGGCGATGTGTACCATGGCAGTGAACGCTCCGTCGTCAAACGAAACCCGGTAGCTTTCGTCAGCATAGCCACTCTCCTCGGCCTCGATTGTCGAGCTCGAATCTTCCCCCAGGAGTGACCGGCGGTTCTCCTGCGGAAAAAACACCCTGAGCGGAATACCGTAATATTCACTTTGAACCGCTTCCCCTTCATCAAGGGGCTTGTAGAGCCCATCGAGGTACACTTGAGCACCCAAAATCGCTTCGTCAAGCTCCGCAAGAGTAGGTGCCGTGATGCTTGGTGGCGATGGCGGTGTGAGTAAGCTATCTCGCGTACATACGGCGCACACCGCTGAAAAGATCAATCCTATCAGCGTAATGACAACCCACAACAGGCCACTTTTTATTCGTCCTTTCCAGATCGACGACACGGTAGTCTCTCCTGTTCGAAAGTCTTCCTAACATGTCAAAACCGAGCCTTGGTAGCTCGGTACTCCGCCCGAAAGTCCGGACGGCCTATCTAGTTATAAGGAACCTTTTTTTCTTTGTCAACGAAGTCACGCGGTAAGGTTATTTACGACAAGTTTGTTTGCCCCTGTGCCGTTATCGTCGATTTTAGGGGTGTTATTATTTCCGTGACAATCATTACCGATAATTCGATAATGATCAGATGTGCCAGGGTCAATATGAATGGCATAGCCTTGGGTGTCGCCTTGCTGAAAACCTCCGCCAATCCTACACCCCATGACAGAAAACTCGCTCACATCACCACCTACTTCTACGCCGTGACGCGCTGCTGATACGGTTTGAGAGTTGGCGATAATATCACAATCAGAAATATGTACATCTTGCCCGCCCGCAAGACGAAAACCGGCGAGCCCGTTATGGAATACTTTACCGCCTACCCAGCGAACGCCCTGTACGATACCGCTCCAGCCATATCCGATAAGCTTTGTTAAGTACGATAGCTGCGCCTGCGCTTTTTTGACCATCTGATGAAATTTTAAGGTTGGAAACACCGGCAAAACTGACTGTTGCACCTCCGTTCCCGATTTTAATAACATCTATACCCGAAGCGGAAGCAGCGACACGCAGCACAGTGCCGGCCCCTGCGCCCATGAGTCGCGCTCCCTCACCAAGCTGAATCGGTGATGAAATGACATATGTTCCTGCTGGTACAAAAACAGTACCGCCAGCGGCAGGAAGGTTATTTAAGGCTGCTTGAATGGCAGAGGTATCGTCGTGAACACCATTGCCAAGTGCGCCAAAATCTTTTACGTTGAGGGCGAAGGAAGCCTTGTTGAGGCTGGTTTGCACGCCCGTAGAGAGATCACTTACAGGAATACCATTTGCTGGCTTTTGGTAATAGGCTGCGAGTGTACCGTCATCCCGTATCTTTAGCGTACCGTCAGCAGTATGCTCTTGAAGTAAATAATTATTTAATAATTCGCCCCACGCTCCGTTGTCTTGGCCTGGTGTTGGTAGTCGTGCCATAAGTGTTTTGTCCTTCCTCTGGTTTTTGGCATCAAACAAAAACACCGATGAAAATCATCGAGTGCTTCGTAAATTTACACGTGCCTGCACAATCAAACCCCCGTAGAATCATGCAAGCAGAATCCGTGAGGACAG
The sequence above is a segment of the Candidatus Saccharimonadales bacterium genome. Coding sequences within it:
- a CDS encoding glycoside hydrolase family 55 protein codes for the protein MARLPTPGQDNGAWGELLNNYLLQEHTADGTLKIRDDGTLAAYYQKPANGIPVSDLSTGVQTSLNKASFALNVKDFGALGNGVHDDTSAIQAALNNLPAAGGTVFVPAGTYVISSPIQLGEGARLMGAGAGTVLRVAASASGIDVIKIGNGGATVSFAGVSNLKISSDGQKSAGAAIVLNKAYRIWLERYRTGRSLGRR